The Chryseobacterium nakagawai genome has a segment encoding these proteins:
- a CDS encoding diphosphomevalonate/mevalonate 3,5-bisphosphate decarboxylase family protein has translation MTTPFIGKENFTIHTQTVSESCPSNIALIKYWGKYDNQIPANPSISYTLNHCKTNTTMEFLADEPFSVQTFLSGNEEVKFAEKIEKYFKNIEQYLPWILKGKYIIRTENTFPHSSGIASSASGFGAIAKCLMALDETFTGKTSEEESLRKASFLARLGSGSACRSLYNGLIVWGETEEVQGSSDLFAVEYPETEIHEVFKNFNDWVLLIHEGQKSVSSTVGHGLMNTNPYAERRFQEARENFVPMKEILKSGDMERFIKLVEHEALTLHAMMMMSDPAFILMKTGTLEVINKIWDFRKDTGLPLFFTLDAGANVHLLFPGDTSEEQIKTFIETELLQHTQKNGVVKDVMKF, from the coding sequence ATGACAACACCATTTATAGGAAAAGAAAATTTCACCATTCATACACAAACGGTTTCAGAGAGCTGCCCTTCTAATATTGCCTTGATTAAATATTGGGGAAAATATGACAATCAGATTCCAGCCAATCCAAGTATCAGTTATACATTAAATCATTGTAAAACCAATACTACGATGGAATTTTTGGCTGATGAACCTTTTTCTGTACAAACCTTTTTATCAGGGAATGAAGAAGTGAAATTTGCTGAAAAGATTGAAAAATACTTCAAAAATATTGAACAGTATCTTCCATGGATTTTAAAAGGAAAATACATCATCAGAACAGAAAATACATTTCCACACAGTTCAGGAATTGCAAGTTCTGCTTCCGGATTCGGGGCTATTGCTAAATGTCTGATGGCATTAGATGAAACATTTACTGGAAAAACTTCTGAAGAAGAGTCTCTGAGAAAAGCTTCATTTTTAGCCAGATTAGGAAGTGGAAGTGCATGCAGAAGTTTATACAATGGATTGATCGTTTGGGGTGAAACAGAAGAAGTTCAGGGAAGCTCAGATCTATTTGCAGTAGAATATCCTGAGACTGAAATTCATGAGGTATTCAAAAATTTCAATGATTGGGTGTTATTGATCCATGAGGGGCAGAAAAGCGTTTCTTCAACTGTAGGACATGGTTTGATGAATACCAATCCTTATGCAGAAAGAAGATTCCAGGAGGCAAGGGAAAACTTTGTTCCAATGAAGGAAATTCTGAAAAGTGGAGATATGGAACGTTTTATCAAATTGGTAGAACATGAAGCTCTTACCCTTCATGCCATGATGATGATGAGTGATCCTGCTTTTATATTGATGAAAACAGGAACATTGGAGGTCATCAATAAAATATGGGATTTTAGAAAAGATACTGGTTTACCATTATTCTTTACCCTGGACGCAGGTGCTAACGTCCATCTTTTATTCCCAGGGGATACTTCAGAAGAGCAGATTAAAACATTTATAGAAACTGAATTACTACAACACACTCAAAAGAATGGGGTAGTGAAGGATGTAATGAAGTTTTAA